Proteins found in one Corynebacterium canis genomic segment:
- a CDS encoding 5-(carboxyamino)imidazole ribonucleotide synthase produces the protein MSNHPTDAHLHIGNSDAHAPGMPVVAVIGDGQLARMMHTEAIELGQSVRLLAGARDASAAQVAADVVLGDYLDLDALRRVAAGTSVVTFDHEHVPTEHLRQLVAEGVNVQPGPEALVNAQDKLLMRQRLAEIGAPVPEFSDIASREDALEFWDSVGGEVCLKARRGGYDGKGVWFPGSRTELIKLVDALLIQHVPLLAERKMPLVRELSAMVARTPSGAVATWPVVQSVQRDGICVEAIAPAPECVFADAASDLARRIAEALEVTGVMAVELFETVDGIWVNELAMRPHNTGHWTQDGCVTSQFEQHLRAVLDRPLGATRCLGTWTVMANVLGGEEDPALPMTERVRKVWERFPDAKVHLYGKGWRPGRKIGHVNICSDEPIDELRRRAELAAHFLVHAVWADGHLARKD, from the coding sequence GTGAGTAACCACCCCACTGACGCCCACCTTCATATCGGCAACTCCGACGCCCACGCGCCGGGCATGCCCGTAGTCGCCGTGATTGGCGACGGCCAACTGGCCCGCATGATGCACACCGAGGCCATCGAACTCGGCCAATCCGTCCGGCTTTTGGCAGGCGCGCGGGACGCCTCCGCAGCGCAAGTCGCAGCCGACGTGGTGCTCGGCGATTACCTCGATTTGGATGCGCTGCGCCGGGTAGCCGCCGGAACCAGCGTGGTCACCTTCGACCACGAACACGTGCCAACCGAACACCTGCGCCAATTGGTTGCGGAGGGGGTGAACGTGCAGCCCGGGCCCGAAGCCCTGGTAAACGCGCAGGATAAGCTGCTGATGCGCCAGCGTTTGGCGGAAATCGGCGCGCCGGTGCCGGAGTTTTCCGATATCGCCTCACGCGAAGATGCGCTCGAATTCTGGGATTCCGTGGGCGGCGAGGTATGCCTGAAAGCCCGCCGCGGCGGCTACGACGGCAAGGGCGTATGGTTCCCGGGAAGCCGCACCGAATTGATCAAGCTTGTGGACGCCCTATTGATCCAACACGTGCCGCTGCTCGCCGAACGCAAAATGCCGCTGGTGCGCGAGCTCTCCGCGATGGTCGCCCGCACCCCGAGCGGCGCCGTGGCCACGTGGCCGGTGGTGCAATCCGTGCAGCGCGACGGGATTTGCGTAGAAGCCATTGCCCCGGCTCCCGAATGCGTGTTTGCCGACGCCGCGTCGGACCTGGCCCGGCGCATCGCCGAAGCGCTCGAAGTGACCGGCGTTATGGCGGTGGAATTGTTTGAAACCGTTGACGGGATTTGGGTGAACGAGCTGGCCATGCGCCCCCACAATACGGGGCACTGGACCCAGGATGGGTGCGTAACAAGCCAGTTCGAACAACACCTGCGTGCGGTGCTGGACCGGCCGCTGGGCGCCACCCGTTGCCTGGGCACGTGGACCGTGATGGCAAACGTGCTGGGCGGCGAGGAGGACCCCGCGCTGCCCATGACGGAGCGCGTCCGCAAGGTGTGGGAGCGGTTCCCGGATGCGAAGGTGCACCTGTACGGCAAAGGTTGGCGCCCGGGACGTAAAATCGGCCACGTTAACATTTGCTCCGACGAACCCATCGACGAGTTACGACGCCGCGCCGAGCTCGCCGCTCACTTCCTTGTCCACGCCGTTTGGGCGGACGGGCACCTTGCACGAAAGGACTAA
- a CDS encoding acyl-CoA carboxylase subunit beta: MTISSRLIEIAPMTTADKIADLKARRAEAQYPVGHRPVAKVHDAGRLTARERLDYLLDEGSFMETDQLTRHRTHAFGMQKRRPTTDGVITGWGTIDGREVCIFSQDGTVFGGALGEVYGEKMIKIMELAVATGRPLIGLYEGAGARIQDGAVSLDLIAQTFYHNINASGVVPQISVIMGSCAGGNAYSPALTDFVVMVDQTSKMFVTGPDVIKTVTSEDISQEELGGASVHMEKAGNSHFTATSDEEALDWVQDLVSFLPSNNRMQAPLEDYEREDGTIEENMTPDDLKLDHIIPDSPTIPYDIREVIESITDDGTYLEIQEDRAPNVVIAFGRVEGQSVGFVANQPMHFAGCLDIDASEKAARFVRTCDAFNIPIVMLVDVPGFLPGSGQEYDGILRRGAKLLYAYGEATVPKITVTLRKAYGGAYCVMGSKGLGADVNLAWPTAQIAVMGAAGAVGFLYRREIADAAARGLDVAELTKSFEREYEDYMLTPYLAAERGLIDAVIVPSETRGQIARNLRLLRDKNVARPARKHGNIPL, translated from the coding sequence ATGACTATTTCCTCACGTTTGATCGAGATCGCGCCAATGACCACTGCCGACAAGATCGCTGATCTGAAGGCACGTCGCGCAGAGGCGCAATACCCGGTCGGCCACCGCCCGGTGGCAAAGGTACACGACGCAGGTCGCCTCACCGCACGGGAACGCCTAGACTACCTTCTCGACGAGGGCTCCTTCATGGAGACGGATCAACTGACCCGCCACCGCACCCATGCGTTCGGTATGCAAAAGCGCCGCCCCACCACCGATGGCGTGATTACCGGCTGGGGCACCATTGACGGCCGTGAGGTGTGCATTTTCTCCCAGGACGGCACCGTGTTCGGCGGCGCGCTCGGCGAGGTGTACGGCGAGAAAATGATCAAGATCATGGAATTGGCCGTGGCTACCGGCCGCCCGCTCATCGGCCTGTACGAGGGTGCCGGCGCCCGCATCCAGGACGGCGCCGTGTCCCTGGACCTGATCGCCCAAACCTTCTACCACAACATCAACGCTTCCGGCGTGGTGCCGCAGATCTCCGTGATCATGGGTTCCTGCGCCGGCGGCAACGCCTACTCCCCCGCGCTGACGGACTTTGTGGTGATGGTGGACCAGACCTCCAAGATGTTTGTCACCGGCCCGGACGTGATCAAGACCGTGACCAGCGAGGACATTAGCCAGGAAGAGCTCGGCGGCGCCAGCGTGCACATGGAAAAGGCCGGTAACTCCCACTTCACCGCCACCAGCGATGAGGAGGCCTTGGATTGGGTGCAGGACCTGGTTTCCTTCCTGCCCTCCAATAACCGCATGCAGGCGCCGCTCGAAGATTACGAGCGCGAAGATGGCACCATCGAGGAGAACATGACCCCCGATGACCTCAAGCTGGATCACATCATCCCGGATTCCCCGACGATCCCTTACGATATCCGCGAGGTGATCGAAAGCATCACCGACGACGGCACCTATCTGGAGATCCAGGAGGACCGCGCGCCGAACGTGGTGATCGCCTTTGGCCGCGTGGAGGGGCAGTCCGTGGGCTTCGTGGCCAACCAGCCGATGCACTTCGCCGGTTGCTTGGACATTGACGCTTCGGAAAAGGCCGCGCGCTTCGTCCGCACTTGCGATGCCTTTAATATTCCTATCGTAATGCTGGTGGACGTCCCCGGTTTCCTCCCCGGCTCCGGCCAGGAGTATGACGGCATTCTGCGCCGCGGTGCGAAGCTGTTGTACGCCTATGGTGAGGCTACCGTTCCGAAGATCACTGTCACCCTGCGCAAGGCCTACGGCGGCGCGTATTGCGTCATGGGCTCCAAGGGCTTGGGCGCGGATGTGAACTTGGCGTGGCCGACCGCGCAGATCGCCGTGATGGGCGCTGCGGGCGCCGTGGGCTTCCTGTACCGCCGCGAGATTGCCGACGCCGCGGCTCGCGGTTTGGACGTTGCCGAGCTCACCAAGTCCTTCGAACGCGAGTACGAGGATTACATGCTCACCCCGTACCTCGCCGCCGAGCGTGGGCTTATCGACGCCGTGATTGTGCCCTCCGAAACCCGCGGCCAGATTGCGCGCAACCTGCGCCTGCTACGGGACAAGAATGTGGCTCGTCCGGCCCGTAAACACGGCAATATTCCACTGTAA
- the purE gene encoding 5-(carboxyamino)imidazole ribonucleotide mutase, whose translation MSPLVGLIMGSDSDWPTVEPAAEVLREFVIPFEVGVVSAHRTPERMLDYARNAHTRGLKCIIACAGGAAHLPGMVAAATPLPVIGIPRALQDLDGLDSLLSIVQMPGGVPVATVSIGGAKNAGLLAVRILGAGQPELLERMAKYQENMRDEVLKKDQALRNRLLGQ comes from the coding sequence ATGTCGCCTTTGGTCGGCCTGATTATGGGCTCCGACTCCGATTGGCCCACGGTGGAACCCGCCGCCGAGGTCCTCCGAGAATTCGTTATTCCATTCGAGGTTGGGGTGGTGTCCGCGCACCGCACGCCCGAGCGCATGCTGGACTACGCCCGCAACGCACACACGCGCGGACTGAAATGCATCATCGCCTGCGCCGGCGGGGCCGCGCACCTGCCCGGAATGGTTGCCGCGGCGACGCCGCTGCCGGTGATTGGGATCCCGCGGGCCTTGCAGGACCTCGATGGCCTGGACTCGCTGCTATCCATCGTGCAAATGCCCGGCGGGGTGCCGGTGGCCACCGTTTCTATCGGCGGGGCAAAAAACGCCGGGCTATTGGCGGTGCGCATCCTGGGTGCCGGGCAGCCGGAATTGCTGGAACGCATGGCGAAATACCAGGAAAACATGCGTGACGAGGTATTGAAGAAGGATCAAGCGCTGCGCAATCGGCTGCTTGGCCAATGA
- a CDS encoding biotin--[acetyl-CoA-carboxylase] ligase, whose protein sequence is MTDRNPLDMPRLRAAVAGTYAHVTHTESTGSTNADLVSAAQQGAPAWTAAVTEYQSAGRGRHGRVWTAPKSSQVILSILLRPPAETRQRLGTLPLVTGLAILDALPIDARLKWPNDVLVQGRKLCGILGEAVALDEHPALVMGLGLNVSLTEAELPVPHAISLDLAFPGMEFDRTELTAQILLALHRRLTQWINDDPTLIRDYRSVCSSIGQQVKVLLPGDETLLGEAVGVADDGRLRVVDKRGVSHVLAAGDVTHLRLQ, encoded by the coding sequence ATGACTGATCGCAACCCGCTCGATATGCCCCGGTTACGCGCCGCCGTGGCCGGAACATACGCGCACGTGACGCATACCGAATCCACCGGATCCACCAATGCGGACCTCGTTTCCGCAGCTCAGCAGGGTGCTCCGGCGTGGACCGCGGCCGTTACGGAATACCAAAGCGCCGGGCGCGGCAGGCACGGGCGCGTCTGGACGGCACCCAAGTCAAGCCAGGTTATCCTTTCGATTTTGCTGCGCCCACCAGCGGAAACGCGCCAACGTTTAGGCACCCTGCCGCTGGTTACCGGGCTGGCGATTCTCGACGCCCTGCCCATCGACGCCCGCCTGAAATGGCCCAACGACGTGCTCGTGCAAGGGCGCAAACTATGTGGGATCCTCGGCGAGGCCGTCGCCCTAGATGAGCATCCCGCGCTGGTCATGGGCCTGGGGCTCAATGTTTCCTTGACGGAGGCCGAGTTGCCCGTGCCGCACGCGATCTCCCTGGACCTCGCCTTCCCCGGCATGGAGTTTGACCGCACCGAACTTACGGCCCAAATCTTATTGGCGCTGCATCGGCGGCTAACCCAGTGGATCAATGATGATCCCACGCTTATCAGGGATTATCGCTCGGTGTGCTCCTCCATCGGCCAGCAGGTGAAAGTACTCTTACCGGGGGATGAGACGCTGCTCGGGGAGGCGGTGGGCGTGGCCGATGACGGTAGGTTGCGCGTCGTCGATAAGCGCGGGGTAAGCCATGTCTTGGCGGCGGGCGACGTCACGCACCTGAGGTTGCAATGA